The Sinorhizobium fredii genome contains the following window.
GAGGTCGTAGAAGCGCAGCAGCAGGTTGACGAGGGTCGACTTGCCGGCGCCCGAGCGGCCGACGATGCCGACTTTCTCGCCGGGGCGGACGGACAGGGAGAACTCATCGATCACCCCGCCGCCCTTGCCGTAGTGAAACGACACCCGCTCGAACCGGATCTCCGGCCGTTTGACTTCGAGATCGAGCGCCCCGGGCCTGTCGACGAGGCCGATCGGCTGCGAGACGAGCTCGGCCGAATTCTGGATCGTGCCGATATTGCGCATGATGGCGTTGAACTGCGACATCATCCGCCCGAGCAGCATGTTGAGGCGCAGCACGAGCGCCAGCGTGAAGGCAACCGCCCCCGAACTCACCATTCCCGCAAGCCATAGATGAACCGAGTAGACGGCGATCGCCGCGATCATCAGCCCGGAAAGCAGCGCCTGGGAGGCCCGCACACCCGTCAGCAGGCGGGTAAAGGGGATTACCGCACCCTGAAAGCGGTCAAAGCCGGCGCGGATATAGCGGTCATTCTCCTCGTCGCTGCCGAAGAGCTTCAGCGTCTGGATATTCGAATAGGCATCGACCATGCGGCCGTTGAGCATCGACGCCATTTCCGCGGTGTCGCGGGCGTGCTTGCGGACGCGCGGAACGAAATAGCGGGCGAGCGAAAGGAAGATGGCGATCCAGAAGGCCACCATCGCCGCCAGCCGCCAATCGAGCTGGGCGACCAGTGCCATGGTCGACGCCGTGTAGATGACGATGAACCAGATGACCTGCAGCAGCGAGACGATCAGGTCGCTCGTCGCCTGCGCGCCCGACCAGACCTTGGTGACGATGCGGCCGGAAAAATCGTTCTGAAAGAAGGTGAGCGATTGCCGGGCGACGTGGACATAGGACTGCCAGCGGACAAGGTTGAGGAAGCCGGTGATGATCGCCTGCTCCTCGACCAGAGCCGCGAGCGCTACGGCCAGGAAGCGGAACACCAGCACCGTCAACAGCATGAAGAGCAGTTCCGGACCGTTGGAGGCGATCAGTCCGCTCCATCCGTCCTGTGGCCGGATGGTATCGAGCACGTCCACAAGCCGGCCGACGAAATAGAAGAGCCCCGCCTCGAGCATGGCAACCAGCCCACCGAGCGCTGCCATGGCAAGGAACGGACCCTTTGCCTGGCTTGCATAGAACCATGCGAAGCCCCAGAGCGACCTTGGCGGCTGCAGCCGGTCGCGCGGCGCGAAGGGCTTGATCCAATTCTCGAAGATAGTGACGATGGCGCGCAGCATTGTTCAGATAATAGGGGGCTGAGGACGGACGGCAATCGGTTTCCGCCGGCCCATCGATTACAAATGCGTAAGCTTTGATCCGAGCGAAAAGCGCAACGTGGCGGCAGATTACTCCGCCGCCTCCTCCTTTTCGGCGTCGTCGGCGATGAAGCCGCCGGACTGACGCGACCAGAGGTCGGCGTAGAGGCCGCCTTTGGCGACAAGCTCGGCATGCGAGCCGGTCTCCACGATCCGTCCCGCTTCGAGAACCACCAGACGGTCCATTTCCGTCAGTGTCGACAGGCGGTGGGCGATGGCGATCACCGTCTTGCCGGCCATCAGGGCGAAGAGGTTCTCCTGGATCGCCGCCTCCACCTCGGAATCGAGCGCCGATGTCGCCTCATCGAGAATGAGGATCGGCGCATCCTTGAGGAAGACCCGGGCAATGGCAATCCTCTGCCGTTGGCCTCCCGAGAGCTTCACTCCCCGTTCGCCGACCTGCGCGTCCAGCCCTCGCCTGCCGAGGTTGTCCTCGAGCATCTGGATGAACTCCCAGGCATTCGCCTTCTTGGCAGCGGCGATGACCTGCGCATCCGTCGCCTCCGGGTGTCCATAGGCGATGTTGTCGCGAATGGAGCGGTGCAGCAGCGACGTATCCTGCGTGACGACGCCGATCTGAGAACGCAGGCTGTCCTGGGTGACGGCGGAAATATTCTTGCCGTCGATCCGGATCACGCCGTCCTCCAGGTCGTAGAAGCGCAGCAGCAGGTTCATCAGCGTCGTCTTGCCGGCGCCCGAGCGGCCGACGAGGCCGATCTTCTCGCCGGGGCGAATCTCGAGCGACAGCCGATCGATGACGCCCTTTGCCTTGCCGTAGTGGAAGCGCACGTCCTCGAAACGGATCGCGCCCTTCTCAGCCTTCAACGGCGCCGCATTCGGCTCATCGACGATGTCGTGTGCCTTGGTCATCATGCCCATGCCGTCATAGACAGTGCCGATATTCTCGAACAATGCCGAGACTTCCCACATGATCCATTGCGACATGCCGTTGATGCGCATCGCGAGCCCAATCGCGACGGCGATCGCGCCGACCGAGATCGCGCTGGTCAGCCACAGATAGATGCCCAGCGCACCGACGGCGAAGAGCGCCACGCAGTTGTTCGCGTAGACGCAGATGTGGAACAGCGTCACCTTGCGCATCTGGCGGTAGACGGTGGCGAGGAACTCCTCCATGCCGGCGCGCGCATAGGTCTCCTCCCGCCCCGCATGCGAGAAGAGTTTTACCGTGCTGATATTCGTGTAGCTGTCGACGATCCGACCCGTCATCATGGACCGGGCATCCGCCTGCTCCTTGGAAATCTTCTGCAGGCGCGGCACGAAGGTGCTGACGATCACGACATAGACGGCGAGCCAGATGGCGAGCGGCGCGACGAGGCGTAAGTCGGCTGCGGCGACGACGACCAGCATCGTCGTGAAGTAGCTCACGACATAGACGAAGACGTCGAGGATCTTCATCACCGTCTCGCGAACCGCAAGCGACGTCTGCATCACCTTCGTTGCCACGCGCCCGGCGAACTCGTTGGCGAAGAAGGTCATGCTCTGCCGAAGCAGGTAGCGGTGCATCTGCCAGCGGGCGATCATCGGATAATTGCCGAGCAGCACCTGGTGCATGATGAATGAATCGAGCGCCACAAGGCCCGGGAGGCCGATGAGGATCAGGGCTCCCATCCAGGCGAGCTTGCCTCCCTCGGTGGCGAGAAAGGTTTCGCGCTCGGCATTGGACAGCCAATCCACCACATTGCCGAGGAATTGAAACAGCGCCACCTCGCCGATCGCGATCAGCATGGTGCAGACCGCCATGATCAACAGCCACGGCGCCGCCGGCTTGGTGTAGTGCCAGCAGAAGGCAAAGAGACCCTTCGGCGGAAGCCTGGGCTCTTCCGTCGGGTAAGGATTGAGGCGGGATTCAAACCAGCCGAACATTATCCAAGCTCCT
Protein-coding sequences here:
- a CDS encoding ABC transporter ATP-binding protein, translating into MLRAIVTIFENWIKPFAPRDRLQPPRSLWGFAWFYASQAKGPFLAMAALGGLVAMLEAGLFYFVGRLVDVLDTIRPQDGWSGLIASNGPELLFMLLTVLVFRFLAVALAALVEEQAIITGFLNLVRWQSYVHVARQSLTFFQNDFSGRIVTKVWSGAQATSDLIVSLLQVIWFIVIYTASTMALVAQLDWRLAAMVAFWIAIFLSLARYFVPRVRKHARDTAEMASMLNGRMVDAYSNIQTLKLFGSDEENDRYIRAGFDRFQGAVIPFTRLLTGVRASQALLSGLMIAAIAVYSVHLWLAGMVSSGAVAFTLALVLRLNMLLGRMMSQFNAIMRNIGTIQNSAELVSQPIGLVDRPGALDLEVKRPEIRFERVSFHYGKGGGVIDEFSLSVRPGEKVGIVGRSGAGKSTLVNLLLRFYDLEGGRILIDGQDIATVRQESLRAQIGMVSQDTSLLHRSIRDNILFGRPGATDEQLIEAARKAEAYDFIVNLQDQRGRKGFDAHVGERGVKLSGGQRQRIAIARVMLKDAPILVLDEATSALDSEVEAAIQSNLERLMQGKTVLAIAHRLSTIAALDRLVVVDRGRIVEDGSHAELIARGGLYAELWARQSGGFIAQEEAAE
- a CDS encoding ABC transporter ATP-binding protein gives rise to the protein MFGWFESRLNPYPTEEPRLPPKGLFAFCWHYTKPAAPWLLIMAVCTMLIAIGEVALFQFLGNVVDWLSNAERETFLATEGGKLAWMGALILIGLPGLVALDSFIMHQVLLGNYPMIARWQMHRYLLRQSMTFFANEFAGRVATKVMQTSLAVRETVMKILDVFVYVVSYFTTMLVVVAAADLRLVAPLAIWLAVYVVIVSTFVPRLQKISKEQADARSMMTGRIVDSYTNISTVKLFSHAGREETYARAGMEEFLATVYRQMRKVTLFHICVYANNCVALFAVGALGIYLWLTSAISVGAIAVAIGLAMRINGMSQWIMWEVSALFENIGTVYDGMGMMTKAHDIVDEPNAAPLKAEKGAIRFEDVRFHYGKAKGVIDRLSLEIRPGEKIGLVGRSGAGKTTLMNLLLRFYDLEDGVIRIDGKNISAVTQDSLRSQIGVVTQDTSLLHRSIRDNIAYGHPEATDAQVIAAAKKANAWEFIQMLEDNLGRRGLDAQVGERGVKLSGGQRQRIAIARVFLKDAPILILDEATSALDSEVEAAIQENLFALMAGKTVIAIAHRLSTLTEMDRLVVLEAGRIVETGSHAELVAKGGLYADLWSRQSGGFIADDAEKEEAAE